One part of the Odontesthes bonariensis isolate fOdoBon6 chromosome 13, fOdoBon6.hap1, whole genome shotgun sequence genome encodes these proteins:
- the LOC142397536 gene encoding endothelin receptor type B-like, with translation MRAIVLLCLFVVTEVGASRLVRDSQGAPEPLEPSRNNASVQIPPPQPGRPRSSFPPMCIKPTEIKHAFKYVNTIISCLIFVVGIIGNSTLLRIIYRNKCMRNGPNVLIGSLALGDLLYIIIAIPINVYKLIAEDWPFGVYVCKLMPFIQKASVGITVLSLCALSIDRYHAVTSWSRVKGMGIPLWKAVEVTLIWLVAVLLAVPEALAFDMMEMPYRGNKLRICLLHPEQATSFMKFYQEVKDWWLFGFYFCFPLACTGIFYTLMSCEMLSRKKGMRIALNDHMKQRREVAKTVFCLVLIFAFCWLPLHLSRILKKTVYDQNDPNRCELLSFLLVMDYIGINMASLNSCINPIALYFVSQKFKNCFQSCLCCWCYRTSPLDERGSGGRWKGSCHGNGLDRSSSRSSQKYTSSS, from the exons ATGAGGGCCATCGTGCTGCTGTGCCTCTTCGTGGTCACGGAGGTCGGAGCCTCCAGGTTAGTTCGTGATTCCCAGGGTGCACCTGAGCCTTTGGAGCCCTCCAGAAACAACGCCTCGGTCCAGATTCCACCCCCACAGCCGGGCCGACCACGGAGCTCCTTCCCTCCCATGTGCATAAAGCCCACGGAGATCAAGCACGCCTTCAAATATGTGAACACCATCATTTCCTGCCTGATTTTTGTGGTGGGCATCATTGGCAACTCAACGCTGCTCAGGATCATTTACAGGAACAAGTGCATGAGGAATGGACCCAATGTCTTGATTGGCAGCCTGGCACTGGGGGACCTGCTCTATATTATCATTGCCATCCCCATCAATGTCTACAAG CTAATAGCTGAGGACTGGCCGTTTGGCGTGTATGTCTGTAAGCTGATGCCATTCATCCAAAAAGCCTCAGTTGGAATCACAGTCCTCAGCCTCTGTGCCCTTAGCATTGACCG CTACCATGCAGTGACATCATGGAGCAGGGTGAAGGGGATGGGGATCCCTCTGTGGAAAGCAGTGGAGGTGACACTGATCTGGCTGGTTGCTGTGCTGCTGGCAGTCCCTGAGGCACTGGCGTTCGACATGATGGAGATGCCATACAGAGGCAACAAGCTCCGCATCTGCCTGCTGCACCCAGAGCAGGCCACCAGCTTTATGAAG tTCTACCAAGAAGTCAAAGACTGGTGGCTGTTTGGCTTCTATTTCTGCTTCCCATTGGCCTGCACAGGAATATTTTACACGCTCATGTCCTGTGAGATGCTTAGTCGCAAAAAAGGCATGCGCATTGCGCTCAACGACCACATGAAACAG CGGAGGGAAGTGGCGAAGACGGTGTTCTGCCTGGTGTTGATTTTCGCTTTCTGCTGGCTGCCCCTTCATCTCAGCCGTATTCTGAAGAAAACAGTCTATGACCAAAATGACCCCAACCGCTGCGAGCTGCTCAG TTTCCTCTTAGTGATGGATTACATCGGAATCAACATGGCCTCTCTAAACTCCTGCATTAACCCGATTGCCCTCTACTTTGTCAGCCAGAAGTTTAAAAACTGTTTCCAG TCGTGCCTGTGTTGCTGGTGCTACAGAACGTCTCCTCTGGATGAGCGGGGCTCAGGGGGGCGATGGAAGGGCTCCTGCCACGGGAACGGATTAGACCGCTCCAGCTCCCGCTCCAGTCAGAAATACACAAGCTCCTCATAA